Below is a window of Aeromonas veronii DNA.
GCCTTGACGGGCCATACCCTTGTTCATTTAGGTATCACGCTGCGGCAGAAAAAACATCAGGTAACGCAGTGCCACATAGCCGACGATCACGGTAGCAACCCCCAGTTCAAAGTGGGCCAGCAGCCTGATCTGCTCGACGTAGTGACTCCCTTGCGCAAACCCTTCCACCAGATGGGCCACTTTGAACAGGGCGGTGGCACCGATCACCAGCGGGAAGGTGAAGGCGGCATAACCCGGTGAGAAGGGCAGACGCAGCAGTTTGATGAAGGCCAGATAGATGATGCCGGTCATCAGGATGGCGATCCCCAGCAGCACGGCCACCAGCAGCAGCGACGGCTCATGACTGACGGTCAGGTAACCAGCCAGAGAGAGGCTGGCAGGGGCCGCCAGAATGGCGATGGTCGGTTTGGCGGCATCCGGCACTTCATGGCTGAAGATCAGGCGATAGAGCATCAGCGGCAGCATCAGGCCGTAGCAGATGATCCCGAACCAGAGCAGGCCGTTGGCCAGCGGGGCAAACTGACCGCCCGGGAAGGCCACGTCAGCCACGATGATCCCCACCGGTGGCACAAACCAGCTCGGCACCATGTGGTGAATTTCAAACTCTTTGGCGCGATGCCAGATAAAGGTGGCCAGGAACAACAGGTGAACCGCCACGGCTAACAGCCAGAGGGCCTCGCCCGCTTGCGGC
It encodes the following:
- a CDS encoding TDT family transporter, translating into MIARTRKSLATAPTPMAGLALGIASLGWCWENAGHFDGRMQLLGAAIAAVLLVILTFKFLLHPRLLLQDLAHPVVGSVVPTYAMGTMVVSKALGMIAPQAGEALWLLAVAVHLLFLATFIWHRAKEFEIHHMVPSWFVPPVGIIVADVAFPGGQFAPLANGLLWFGIICYGLMLPLMLYRLIFSHEVPDAAKPTIAILAAPASLSLAGYLTVSHEPSLLLVAVLLGIAILMTGIIYLAFIKLLRLPFSPGYAAFTFPLVIGATALFKVAHLVEGFAQGSHYVEQIRLLAHFELGVATVIVGYVALRYLMFFLPQRDT